The Rhodospirillales bacterium genome includes the window CATCGGATTCCAGCGCCGCTTTTTGTGAAGACGGCACTGCCAAACTGATGTTTTCATAGATTGTATTGACGGTTTCCATCAAATCCTGAACCGAGCTTTGACGGCGCAAAATCGCATTATTGCTGTTGGTAATCCGTTTAATCAGCATCGGAATAATCGCCCGCACAGTTGGATCGCTGTTGTTCAGCTTGTCCTGGAATGTCTGGCGGGTAATTACAATCAGGGTGCTATCTTCCAGAGTTTTCACGGACGCCGACCGCGGCGAGTCAAAAACCAGTGCAATTTCACCGAAAATCTGCCCTGCCCCTAGCCGGGCCAGCTCGACTTCCGCCCCCTTTGCACCGGTAAAGACCTGCACAGACCCGGATTGTATCAAAAACGCGGAATGGCCGGTATCGCCCTCATCCACGACAATCCGGCCGGCCGGCACAAAGCGCCGCTCCAGAATAACAGTTTCCCGGTTATTTGCTTTTGTCATGGTGTCCTCTGGTTATTCCCCAAATCTCACTGGAATAGTACAGAGGTTTTCTTAAAATTTTGATAATGTCCCGCGGGGAAACCCGGCGGATCACACCATATATTGCCCGCCATTGGCCGACAGCGTCGCGCCGGTAATAAAACCGGCCTGTTCCGAGCATAAAAACGAGACAATTCCGGCAATTTCATCGGGCCGCCCCATCCGCCCGACCGGAATTTGCCGGACAATCGACTCCAGAATATCGTGACGCATCGCGCCGGTCATTTCGGTTTCAATATACCCCGGACAGATCGCGTTGACCGTAATTTGCTTAGAGGCATTTTCCAGCGCCAGCGCCTTGGTAAAACCAATCATCCCGGCCTTGGCCGCGGAATAATTCGTCTGGCCAAGCTGGCCCTTCTGGCCGTTAATCGAGCTGATATTGATAATCCGGCCATATTTACGCTCCCGCATCGCCGCTACAACCGCCCGGCACATATTAAAACAGGACGTCAAATTGGTTTCGATCACGGCATGCCACGCGTCTTCTTCCATTTTGTGCAGCATCCCGTCACGGGTGATCCCGGCATTGTTCACCAGAATATCAACCGGCCCCTCTTTTTCTTCCAGATCCTGCACCAGTCTCTGACAAGCTGTAAAATCGGACACATCACATTTATAGGCTTTTGCGCCGGTTTCCTGTTCGCAGGCCCGCGCGGCTTCATCATTACCATGATAAAGCGCCGCAACCTTGTAACCGTCCGCCCGCAAAGCCTTGGTGATTTCCAAACCAATGCCACGTGTTCCGCCTGTGACAATCGCCACTTTTCCCTTGGGGGCTTCTGCCTTCTTTGAAAACATATTCTTCACATCCCTTTATATTTATCTATTTAAGATACCTGCCGCAGGTTTGTCGCCGGATCGCGCTCCACACACATGGCAATGCCCATGCCGCCGCCGATACAAAGCGTTACCAAACCTTTTTGCGCATTTCGCCGCGCCATTTCATGCAGCAACGTCACCGTCACCCGCGTACCCGATGCGCCGATCGGATGGCCCAGAGCAATCGCGCCGCCGTTGACATTGACGATCTCCGGATTGAATGACATCTCCTTCATGACGCATAGAGCCTGCGCAGCGAACGCCTCGTTGGATTCAACCAGATCCAGATCCGCAACACTCCATCCGGCTTTTTCCAGAGCCTTCTGGCTCGCGGGAATGGGACCGGTCCCCATCACGGACGGATCGACCCCGGCCGTCGCCCACGATTTGATCGTAGCCAGAACCGGCAGGCCTCTTTTTTGCGCTTCACTGGCCCGCATCAAAACAACCGCCGCCGCGCCATCGTTAATCCCCGAAGCGTTACCCGCCGTCACCGTTCCATCCTTCGAGAAAGCCGGACGCAATTTACCCAGACTGTCGGCCGTCACCCCGGCTCGTGGAAATTCATCCCGGTCAACAACGATATCTTCCTTCCGGCCCTTGACCGTCACAGGCAAAATCTCCGCAGCAAATTTTCCGGCACTCATCGCCGCTTCTGTTTTTTGCTGCGATTGTGCAGCAAACTCATCTTGCTGCTCACGACTGATATCAAATTTTTGTGCAATATTTTCTGCCGTGATCCCCATATGATATTCATTAAAAATATCCCACAGCCCATCACGGATCATCGTATCGACCATTTCGCCGTTACCCATTTTGATTCCGGAACGCAAATGCATACAATGGGGTGCCAGACTCATATTCTCCTGCCCGCCGGCAACGACGATCGCCGCATCACCATTCATGATAGCTTGCATCCCCATTGCCAGAGTCCGAAGCCCGGACCCGCAGACCTGATTAATTGTTGCCGCCGTTTTATGTTGCGGAATGCCCGCCGCCATAGAAGCCTGCCGGGCAGGGTTTTGCCCGACCCCGGCTGTCAGAACCTGCCCCATCACGACATCATCAACATCGTCGAGGCTCAGCTGCGCTTCTTCGATAACATGCTTGATAACCAGTGCCCCCAAATGATGAGCCGGCAACGTTGACAGCCCTCCATTAAAAGCACCGATCGGCGTTCTTTTTGCACAAACAATAACGACAGGATCATTCTGGTTCATTGTAATCCCTTCCATGAACGAACAAATTTAGATGTCAAAAAATTACGCTTATTATTTGCATCTTTAAGAAATAAGCAAGTGGATATTTATGCTGTCATGCACAATGAAAAAGCCATTCCAAAACAGGAAGCCATACCTCTTGTTCAGCGTTACGGCCCGTCATCATTCCCACATGCCCGCACGACGGTGTGAGTGTTTCATATGATGATAAATGCGCACAAAGCGCCAGCGCCGACTCCACGGGAACCAGACGATCCCTCTGGGGAGAAACAACCAGAGACGGCCTGCCAAGCGTTCGGGATTTATACTGTTCCTGCAAAGAGTTTTTTCCATACCAGTCGATGAGACATTCTCGCCCGACAGCCTCCGGCAAATCCAGCCCGCCATTCAACCAGTCCTCAACCGCAACAAACAAACGCGCTTCAAAACTTTCATCATCAAGCATAGCAAATTTTGAAAATTTTTGCGCCACACGATCGCTGTTCACAACGGCAAAAACAGATTGGACCCAGCGCGCCGGAAGCTTGTTTTCCGTCGCCATCATTTGCATCGCCGCCGGCGTTCCCAAAGCCACCTGCCCGGCCAGCCGTTTATCCCCGGCATGGAAGTCCCACGGCACCGCCAGAAAACACAGCGCCGCCATATGACCGGCATCCCGCATCGCGGCTTGCGCCAGCAACGTCCCGCCCATGCAATACCCCACACAATGGACCGGTGCATTATTCTTATCCGCGACATAAGCAACGGCCAGCAACAAACGCTCTTCTATAATAGACGCCATGGATTGCTGGCCAGGATCATTAACCGGCATCCCCCAATCGAGCAAAAAAACATCCGCGCCTTTTGACGCCAGCCATCGCACAAAGGATCGCTCCTCCAGAATATCCAAAACGGTCGACCGGTTAATCATCGAAGGCACAATCAGCACAGACGGTTTATCATCCCGGCGCGGCAAAGACGCCCCTGCACAAAAAGAAAGCGTAACCTCCCCCGCCTGCCAGACAACAGGCAATGGTGCAAGCTGACGAAAGAAAGGATGCGCACGATATTTTTTCACCCCTTCAATCATTGAAAGGCTCAGGCCATCATCACCCGCCACATTCATGCCGGCCATAAGATGCATCGGCAACGGCGTCGGCCCCGTTCTTTCAATCGGATTTTTTTGTGCAGCATTTTCATCGGAAAGATTTCGTTGCATATGGACATTATAAAAAATTGCACAATTTTTTCCACATAAACTCTTCCCGCACTGCAAAAAACATGTATAATAGTCACCGTATTCCCGAATTATAAAAACACATTGTAACCACATAAAGGCAGGTGCAACATGTCAACCGCAAAGAAAAAAAATGAAGGCCCCATCGTTATAAAAAAATACGCGAACCGCCGTTTGTATGACACGGGGCGCAGCAGCTACGTCACGCTCGACGATCTTTGCCAGATGGTCAAGGAAGGCCATGACTTTATCGTCTACGACGCAAAATCCGGCGATGACCTCACCCGTCAGGTTTTGACCCAGATCATTGTTGACCAGGAATCCAAAGGCGAAAACATGCTGCCGGAATCATTCCTACGCCAGCTCATCGGTTTTTACGGCGACAGCCTGCAATCACTGGTCCCCGGCTATCTGGAACAGGCTTTTTCGGCGTTCTCACAAAATCAGGAACAATTCCGCGACCAAATGCAAAAATCCATGGGGGGCATGGGCATAATGAACCCGATGAGCGCCATGGAAGAAATCAATCGCCAGAACATGGCATTGTTTGAAAATGCCATGCAGGCATGGTCGCCGTTCGGCGGCGAAGCCGACAAAAAATAACAATAGCGCCGTTCTTTCAGGTGTTCATAATGAGAAAAGGCGGATCATTTTGTATCCGCCTTTATTCGTTCTTATCATTTTTTCGCAACAGATTTCTCTTCTCGTGCCCTTCCGGCAACCATATTCGCTCAACCAGCGGCAACCCAAATGCATACCCCTGAATATTCGATATACCATCATCGGACAATATCTTGACGTCTCCGATCGTTTCAGCGCCCTCCCCGATCGTTTCAACGCCCAGCCCGTCAGCCAACGCCTGTAGCGTCCGGACAAACAGGCGGTTTTTATCATCCTGAATATTACGGATATATGATTTGTCGATTTTCAGAAAATCAACTGACAGATCCTTGATCTGCGCAAAGGTCGTATACCCCGATCCAAAATCATCCAGCGCCACACGGCAGCCTATATTATGAAGCTTACGGACAATCTCTACCGTTTTCTCATGATCGCCCATCATCGCGCTTTCCGTCAACTCGACGACCAGACGCTCCGCCACGCCGGGACGGTTTTTCAAAACGCGCTCTAACGTGCTGAGCCATTCCGGGTTATGAAGCGACATATGAGAGACATTGATCGACAGCCCCAGATCAGGATACTGAACCAGCTCCTGCAAAGCCGTCTGCAAAGCAAACTGGTCGGCCAGGTGACTAAGCCCCAGCAATTCAATCGCCGGCAAAAATTCGGCGGCGGCCAAAACCTTGCCCCGTTCGTCCACCATGCGGATCAGGCATTCATTGAAAACCACGTTTTCCTTACCGGCCTTCACAATAGGCTGATACGCCAGACGCACCCTGTTTTCCTTCAAGGCCCGGACGAATTTTTCCCCCTGCGATAAAACATCGCGGTAAGCATCCGTACGGTTGGCCATATTTTCATACGAAACAAAGCAGCTGAAACGCTGCTCCTTGGCGGCGCGCATGGCCGATTCCGCTTTGGTTAAAACCGCCGCCGGGGACATCGACTGCTGACGGTCCAGAACAATACCGCCAATAGACAGGTTGACCGATATGTCGCCCCGTTTTGTTTTTACAGGCGCTTCATAGAAATAATTCAAAATGTAGCGCGATACGGTTTCTATATCGTTTTGTGTATCATCGGAAAACAGCATGCAAAAAGTATTGCCGTCAATCCGCACAACGTCGCCCATATGACCGACAACATCCTTCAACGCCACCCCTGTCTGAACGATCAGTTCATCCGCCACAGAAGCGCCAAGCGCTTCATTGAACATGTACATACGGTTAATACCGGCCACCAGAACAAAGCCGGTATTCCCCTGGCTTTCATCATACCAGCGCTCAATCGTCCGTAACATGGATTGACGGTCAACATTATGCGCCCAGGCATGCGACAGTGATGACGATACATCCATACTGTTTCGCAGCTTTTCTTTGTCTTTAAATTTCAATGCTTCTGGATCATCTTCACGCGATGACATTAAAAAAGTCCCCCATACACAATAGGCGCCTGAAATGCGGAAACATTTCATGAATATAAGAAATACCGCCACTTACCTGTAATATTACAGACATGTTGGTAAAATTAATCTTAACGTCGGTGCTGCAAATACAGCTTTCTCCCCACAAGAAAAGTCTACCGCAACGTCG containing:
- a CDS encoding alpha/beta hydrolase → MQRNLSDENAAQKNPIERTGPTPLPMHLMAGMNVAGDDGLSLSMIEGVKKYRAHPFFRQLAPLPVVWQAGEVTLSFCAGASLPRRDDKPSVLIVPSMINRSTVLDILEERSFVRWLASKGADVFLLDWGMPVNDPGQQSMASIIEERLLLAVAYVADKNNAPVHCVGYCMGGTLLAQAAMRDAGHMAALCFLAVPWDFHAGDKRLAGQVALGTPAAMQMMATENKLPARWVQSVFAVVNSDRVAQKFSKFAMLDDESFEARLFVAVEDWLNGGLDLPEAVGRECLIDWYGKNSLQEQYKSRTLGRPSLVVSPQRDRLVPVESALALCAHLSSYETLTPSCGHVGMMTGRNAEQEVWLPVLEWLFHCA
- a CDS encoding acetyl-CoA C-acetyltransferase, coding for MNQNDPVVIVCAKRTPIGAFNGGLSTLPAHHLGALVIKHVIEEAQLSLDDVDDVVMGQVLTAGVGQNPARQASMAAGIPQHKTAATINQVCGSGLRTLAMGMQAIMNGDAAIVVAGGQENMSLAPHCMHLRSGIKMGNGEMVDTMIRDGLWDIFNEYHMGITAENIAQKFDISREQQDEFAAQSQQKTEAAMSAGKFAAEILPVTVKGRKEDIVVDRDEFPRAGVTADSLGKLRPAFSKDGTVTAGNASGINDGAAAVVLMRASEAQKRGLPVLATIKSWATAGVDPSVMGTGPIPASQKALEKAGWSVADLDLVESNEAFAAQALCVMKEMSFNPEIVNVNGGAIALGHPIGASGTRVTVTLLHEMARRNAQKGLVTLCIGGGMGIAMCVERDPATNLRQVS
- a CDS encoding EAL domain-containing protein, with product MSSREDDPEALKFKDKEKLRNSMDVSSSLSHAWAHNVDRQSMLRTIERWYDESQGNTGFVLVAGINRMYMFNEALGASVADELIVQTGVALKDVVGHMGDVVRIDGNTFCMLFSDDTQNDIETVSRYILNYFYEAPVKTKRGDISVNLSIGGIVLDRQQSMSPAAVLTKAESAMRAAKEQRFSCFVSYENMANRTDAYRDVLSQGEKFVRALKENRVRLAYQPIVKAGKENVVFNECLIRMVDERGKVLAAAEFLPAIELLGLSHLADQFALQTALQELVQYPDLGLSINVSHMSLHNPEWLSTLERVLKNRPGVAERLVVELTESAMMGDHEKTVEIVRKLHNIGCRVALDDFGSGYTTFAQIKDLSVDFLKIDKSYIRNIQDDKNRLFVRTLQALADGLGVETIGEGAETIGDVKILSDDGISNIQGYAFGLPLVERIWLPEGHEKRNLLRKNDKNE
- the phaR gene encoding polyhydroxyalkanoate synthesis repressor PhaR: MSTAKKKNEGPIVIKKYANRRLYDTGRSSYVTLDDLCQMVKEGHDFIVYDAKSGDDLTRQVLTQIIVDQESKGENMLPESFLRQLIGFYGDSLQSLVPGYLEQAFSAFSQNQEQFRDQMQKSMGGMGIMNPMSAMEEINRQNMALFENAMQAWSPFGGEADKK
- the phbB gene encoding acetoacetyl-CoA reductase translates to MFSKKAEAPKGKVAIVTGGTRGIGLEITKALRADGYKVAALYHGNDEAARACEQETGAKAYKCDVSDFTACQRLVQDLEEKEGPVDILVNNAGITRDGMLHKMEEDAWHAVIETNLTSCFNMCRAVVAAMRERKYGRIINISSINGQKGQLGQTNYSAAKAGMIGFTKALALENASKQITVNAICPGYIETEMTGAMRHDILESIVRQIPVGRMGRPDEIAGIVSFLCSEQAGFITGATLSANGGQYMV
- a CDS encoding cyclic nucleotide-binding domain-containing protein, giving the protein MTKANNRETVILERRFVPAGRIVVDEGDTGHSAFLIQSGSVQVFTGAKGAEVELARLGAGQIFGEIALVFDSPRSASVKTLEDSTLIVITRQTFQDKLNNSDPTVRAIIPMLIKRITNSNNAILRRQSSVQDLMETVNTIYENISLAVPSSQKAALESDVLPKLDDLLKAVRSFQEKYVKD